A DNA window from Trypanosoma brucei brucei TREU927 chromosome 10, whole genome shotgun sequence contains the following coding sequences:
- a CDS encoding ATPase, putative, with amino-acid sequence MRASLCTRNMWRAHVSDRRTVEEMYNCLVQKGVLREEPGQRLMVQACTKLANSIKVRESSSGKKGAEPPLAKGSGGKGTFANSGGYSGITSSYARLETCRALAQSLWHAGSHFLRRASPDTVTRDIKVHWPENLGVDKRTGLYLWGDVGIGKTLVMDLFELSEIPHVSKRRVHLHSFMCDLVKRLQKAETELRDHRLRPMDTVVNDILQESPILCLDEFQTIDVTHASLLAGFFSIALPRGLILFATSNRPPQDLTSISDSFARCVPLLWYYCDIVHCENIRDYRENASTGHHDAIFLHPNTIEAAAQLVRRVERGISGSRTWVKGATIWLYGRELVVPYHCGGIALFDFRDICGALGPPDFQCLAKTFHTVIITNIPQISRLNRNAAQQFVILVDELYQFNVKLLFTSEVPWGQLLRDGLGESPSVADSCYSEGEDERSGYAAYYGFRNEEELLSFNRIASRLKEMGCRHYLLRDHNHFVVLDYNFAALLE; translated from the coding sequence ATGAGAGCTTCGTTGTGTACCCGCAATATGTGGCGAGCTCACGTTTCGGACAGGAGGactgtggaggaaatgtACAATTGTTTGGTGCAGAAGGGTGTGCTAAGGGAAGAGCCCGGACAGAGGCTGATGGTACAGGCCTGTACGAAACTGGCGAATTCGATAAAGGTGCGTGAGAGTTCTTCagggaaaaaaggagcggAACCCCCGCTCGCGAAAGGGTCGGGTGGTAAGGGCACGTTTGCCAACTCTGGTGGCTACAGTGGAATTACTAGTAGTTATGCCCGTCTGGAAACATGCAGAGCGTTGGCGCAATCGCTTTGGCACGCGGGGTCGCACTTCCTCCGGCGTGCATCCCCCGACACTGTTACGCGGGACATAAAAGTCCACTGGCCGGAGAATCTTGGTGTTGATAAGAGGACGGGGCTCTACCTGTGGGGGGACGTTGGTATAGGTAAGACGCTTGTTATGGATCTTTTCGAACTCTCAGAAATTCCGCACGTTAGCAAGAGGCGTGTGCACCTCCATTCGTTCATGTGTGATTTGGTCAAGCGACTTCAGAAAGCGGAGACGGAGTTACGAGACCATCGTCTGCGGCCAATGGACACAGTGGTGAATGACATTCTTCAGGAATCACCAATTCTGTGTTTGGATGAGTTTCAGACCATCGACGTCACGCATGCATCACTACTAGCTGGTTTCTTCTCCATCGCGCTGCCACGGGGCCTGATACTGTTCGCAACAAGCAACCGTCCACCGCAGGACCTTACCTCCATCTCCGATTCTTTTGCGAGGTGTGTGCCGTTGCTGTGGTACTACTGCGACATTGTTCACTGTGAAAACATCCGAGACTACCGCGAGAACGCGTCTACCGGCCACCACGATGccattttcctccacccCAACACGAtcgaggcagcggcacaacTCGTCCGCCGTGTAGAGCGTGGCATCTCGGGTAGTCGCACGTGGGTAAAGGGGGCAACCATATGGCTTTACGGACGGGAGCTCGTTGTCCCGTACCACTGCGGCGGGATTGCTTTGTTCGATTTCAGGGATATTTGTGGTGCGCTCGGACCCCCCGACTTCCAGTGCCTTGCCAAAACTTTCCACACGGTTATAATTACAAACATACCGCAGATCAGCAGGTTAAATAGGAACGCAGCGCAGCAGTTTGTTATTCTCGTAGATGAGCTATATCAATTTAATGTGAAGCTCCTCTTTACGAGTGAAGTGCCATGGGGCCAGCTTCTGCGTGACGGCCTAGGGGAGTCGCCTTCTGTCGCCGATTCCTGCTATTCAGAGGGAGAGGATGAGCGGAGTGGCTACGCAGCTTATTATGGTTTCCGTAACGAGGAAGAGTTGTTGAGTTTCAATCGTATAGCAAGTAGACTGAAGGAAATGGGCTGCCGGCATTATCTGTTGCGCGACCACAACCACTTCGTTGTGTTAGACTATAATTTCGCTGCCCTTCTGGAGTAG